The stretch of DNA AGGGTAATCAGAGACGGCGGAGAAATCCTCAAAATCGTTGAAGAAAAAGACGCAACGCCAGAAGAAAAAGAAATTAAAGAGATAAACACCGGCATTTACGCTTTTGACGCACAAAAACTCTTTTCAGCCCTCAAAGAAATAGATAACAACAACGCCCAGAAGGAATACTACTTGCCCGATGTCCTTAAAGTGTTCAAAAAGAAAGGCTATTCCATCGTTCCCGTCTTTACAGAAGATTTTGAATCAGTTATGGGAGTAAACAACCGCCACGAGCTTTCAAAAGCCGAAGAGATAATGAAAGAAAGAATCGTAAAAGAGTTACAGCTCAAAGGCGTAACAATTCACAACCCCCACTCTGCCTACATAGAACCGGAAGTTGAAATAGGAAAGGATACAGAAATCTTTGCACCCGTTTACATAAAAGGAAAAACGAAAATAGGCGAAAACTGCCGCATTGGAGCATTCACAGAAATAGAAGACTCTGTCCTGGAGAACAACGTTGAAGTTGAATCACACTGCTGGATAAAAGGAAGCATCTTAAAAGAAGGCTCTTGTGCAGGACCTTTCGCAAAACTCCGCCCAGGAACAGTTCTCGAAGAAGGCGCAAAAGTAGGAACGTTCGTTGAAACGAAAAACGCCCACCTTGAAAAAGGCGTAAAAGCAAACCACCTTTCTTATTTAGGAGACTGCCACGTAGGAGAAAATACAAACGTCGGCGCAGGAACAATCACCTGCAACTACGACGGCTTCAACAAGTGGCGAACAGAAATCGGCAGAAACGTATTTGTGGGAAGCAACACTTTGTTTGTAGCACCTGTAAAAGTAGGAGACAACTCAATAACAGCCGCCGGTTCTGTGATAACAAAAGACGTTCCAGAAAACACCCTCGCAATAGCAAGGGCGAAACAGCTCAACCTTGAAGGAAAGGCAGAACAAATAAGAAACAGAAAGAGGAAGAAAAAATGAACATACTGGAAAGAATCGTTGAATACAAAAAAATAGAAATAGAAGAACAGAAAAAGAAGTTTAACCTCAACGTTTTGCGCGAAGAAGCAGAAAAAATGAACGTTCCCTTTGATTTTAAAAAGGCAATTTCCGGAGAAGGAATAAACATCATAGCTGAAGTCAAAAAAGCTTCTCCCTCAAAAGGGATAATAAAAGAAAACTTTGATCCGGTAGAGATAGCCAAGAGTTACGAAAAAGGAGGGGCAAAAGCTATTTCTGTCTTAACTGATAAAAAGTTTTTTCAGGGTTCCCCCTTTTACCTGCGCCAGGTAGCAGAAGCTGTAAATCTTCCCGTTTTAAGAAAGGACTTCATAATAGATGAATTTCAGATATACGGCGCAAAGGCTTTAGGCGCATCTTCTTTTCTACTAATTGCCGCAATATTAGACGAAAGCCAGCTAAAGGACTTTATAGACTTAGGAAGAGAATTAGGAATGGAACCTTTAGTAGAAACCCACTCAGAAGAAGAAGTAGAGAAAGCTCTAAAGTGCGGAGCTGAAATAATCGGCGTAAACAACAGAGACCTGAAAACCTTTAACGTTTCACTTGAAACAACGCTAAAACTCTTACCCCTCATAAAATCTGAAAACAAAATTTTGGTAAGCGAAAGCGGAATTAAAGGTAAAGAAGATATAATCAAATTGAAAAACACAGGCGTTGATGCCTTTCTAATAGGAGAAACGCTAATGAGAAGCGAAAAGCCGGAGGAGGTTCTTAAATCTTGGGTATCTTAAGGCTATCCCTTTTGATTATACTCATTTGTTTCTCAACAGCACAGGCAGACTGGTATATCCTCATTCCCAAACACCTGCCCAAAAGAAGAGAAATGCCAAAAAACGTTCCCGTCCCTAAAATAGCGCCGAAAAAGAAGAATATGAAACCTTACAAAGTAGAAGTCCGAAAGCTGTTAGCCCCCGATTTCACGGTAAGAACGGCAGATTTAAAGAAGATTTCCCTTGCCGACCTGAACGGTAAAAAAGTAGTAATTGCCTTTGTCAACAACGTTTATTCACCAGTATCGGAATCTCTTATATATCAGCTGAAACAGGTTGCCCAGAAAGAGAAAGACACAACGGTGATTGTCATTGACGTTAACGACGCCGACTTCGCCGTTCTCAAAAGGTTCAAGAGAGAGATGGGGTTGAACAAAATACACCTAACAGC from Desulfurobacterium pacificum encodes:
- the glmU gene encoding bifunctional UDP-N-acetylglucosamine diphosphorylase/glucosamine-1-phosphate N-acetyltransferase GlmU; translation: MGFKVIILAAGKGTRFKSELPKVLHKILGKPILWFVIKAALRSGAEEIVTVVGHKKELVEEFLKENFPGVKTVYQKEQLGTGHAVMCAEELLKNYKGKVVVINGDTPLINAEDIKALAETEGDMAVLTSRTENPTGYGRVIRDGGEILKIVEEKDATPEEKEIKEINTGIYAFDAQKLFSALKEIDNNNAQKEYYLPDVLKVFKKKGYSIVPVFTEDFESVMGVNNRHELSKAEEIMKERIVKELQLKGVTIHNPHSAYIEPEVEIGKDTEIFAPVYIKGKTKIGENCRIGAFTEIEDSVLENNVEVESHCWIKGSILKEGSCAGPFAKLRPGTVLEEGAKVGTFVETKNAHLEKGVKANHLSYLGDCHVGENTNVGAGTITCNYDGFNKWRTEIGRNVFVGSNTLFVAPVKVGDNSITAAGSVITKDVPENTLAIARAKQLNLEGKAEQIRNRKRKKK
- a CDS encoding redoxin domain-containing protein, which codes for MGILRLSLLIILICFSTAQADWYILIPKHLPKRREMPKNVPVPKIAPKKKNMKPYKVEVRKLLAPDFTVRTADLKKISLADLNGKKVVIAFVNNVYSPVSESLIYQLKQVAQKEKDTTVIVIDVNDADFAVLKRFKREMGLNKIHLTADSYVYKQFKSKLDKLEIPSLVIIDKYGFIRYLAKGINSSSVNLVGKEVSDILNSLA
- the trpC gene encoding indole-3-glycerol phosphate synthase TrpC — translated: MNILERIVEYKKIEIEEQKKKFNLNVLREEAEKMNVPFDFKKAISGEGINIIAEVKKASPSKGIIKENFDPVEIAKSYEKGGAKAISVLTDKKFFQGSPFYLRQVAEAVNLPVLRKDFIIDEFQIYGAKALGASSFLLIAAILDESQLKDFIDLGRELGMEPLVETHSEEEVEKALKCGAEIIGVNNRDLKTFNVSLETTLKLLPLIKSENKILVSESGIKGKEDIIKLKNTGVDAFLIGETLMRSEKPEEVLKSWVS